One region of Gammaproteobacteria bacterium genomic DNA includes:
- a CDS encoding O-antigen ligase family protein, protein MNEVVYSNLQEKIIFALFLILLVWAPIPLGSNRDIGWTLLSTASTILLAWSAALLSVRRMTLTKSFFRLKLVYLMFIALVSLQIAQVVLIPIDIIKQYSPQHLGKLSLQDIYVGAEALSISVDRNQTIEYLIRFISYISVFLLTVLLVNGNSRLVWLLLAMSVSGVLQSIYGIGELIYNYAATSAFTILHGTFVNNNHFAAYLNMVVGSVLGLLLLATYSNRSGTVGFIRSFGTQQFSVTVYLILCIVALLLAQSRGAGIAFVVAFLSVFVLININDKGKEWFGRRMVGLALLLLFMIFLFGNKIIIDELKNVDTDMLTRMEIWEISLQIFKDFPLFGVGAGNFATVFPVYESRHMSVFVNHVHNDYIQVLVEQGISGFAIMAILILLCIGAAFRILRASSNVHVLVATSVGMFGVVSMLVHALVDFNFYIPSNAAYFFVFLGLSVANIDKVKKATRARTRTSQTAIDEQVLERPAFTLSEPQA, encoded by the coding sequence ATGAATGAAGTAGTTTATAGTAATCTTCAAGAAAAGATAATTTTTGCACTATTTCTGATATTGCTGGTCTGGGCACCTATTCCGCTAGGCAGTAACAGGGATATCGGTTGGACGCTGTTGTCTACTGCATCGACAATTTTGCTTGCCTGGTCTGCCGCTTTGCTTTCGGTTCGTAGAATGACGCTTACAAAAAGCTTCTTCAGGCTTAAGCTCGTTTATCTGATGTTTATAGCCCTGGTATCTTTACAAATAGCGCAAGTCGTCCTCATACCAATTGATATCATCAAACAGTATTCACCTCAACACTTAGGAAAACTATCTTTGCAGGACATCTATGTAGGTGCTGAAGCCTTGTCTATAAGTGTCGATCGCAATCAAACTATAGAATATCTGATTCGTTTCATTTCCTATATCTCTGTGTTCCTACTAACTGTTTTACTCGTAAATGGAAATAGTCGGCTAGTCTGGCTATTACTAGCGATGTCTGTGTCCGGCGTATTGCAGAGTATCTATGGAATCGGAGAACTGATTTACAATTACGCAGCCACCAGTGCCTTTACCATATTGCATGGAACATTTGTCAACAATAATCATTTTGCTGCCTACCTAAATATGGTGGTTGGTAGCGTCCTGGGTCTTTTGCTGTTGGCGACCTACAGTAATCGAAGTGGCACCGTAGGTTTTATACGTAGTTTTGGAACTCAGCAATTTTCTGTTACCGTTTACTTGATATTGTGTATCGTGGCCCTTTTGTTGGCCCAGTCACGTGGTGCTGGTATCGCCTTTGTTGTCGCCTTTCTATCGGTATTTGTGTTAATCAACATAAACGATAAAGGAAAAGAATGGTTCGGCCGTCGCATGGTTGGTTTGGCGCTGCTGCTGCTATTTATGATTTTTCTATTTGGAAACAAAATCATTATTGATGAGTTAAAGAATGTTGACACCGATATGCTCACGCGTATGGAGATATGGGAAATTTCCTTACAAATATTTAAAGATTTTCCTCTATTCGGAGTAGGAGCGGGCAATTTCGCCACGGTTTTTCCAGTATATGAAAGTCGGCACATGTCAGTGTTCGTCAATCACGTGCACAATGACTATATTCAGGTACTAGTCGAGCAGGGGATTAGCGGCTTTGCAATAATGGCTATTTTGATACTGTTATGTATCGGTGCGGCCTTCCGCATTTTACGTGCGTCCTCCAATGTCCATGTGCTTGTTGCTACCAGCGTGGGGATGTTTGGGGTGGTGAGCATGCTAGTGCACGCTCTGGTGGATTTCAATTTCTATATTCCCTCAAATGCCGCTTATTTTTTTGTCTTCCTGGGACTCTCTGTTGCGAATATCGATAAAGTAAAAAAGGCGACTAGGGCAAGGACGAGAACAAGTCAAACCGCCATCGACGAACAAGTATTAGAAAGACCCGCGTTTACGCTTTCCGAGCCACAAGCCTGA
- the lexA gene encoding transcriptional repressor LexA has product MTALTDRQALILDVIKEYIEDTGFPPTRAEIAEILGFRSPNAAEDHLRALERKGYVEILPGASRGLRLIEQEGEREGLPVVGRVAAGSPILSEEYVETYYKIDPYLFEPQANYLLQVQGMSMRDAGIYEGDLLAVHKTERVRSGQVVVARIDGEVTVKRYRKKGRVVFLEPENPDFDIIEVNPKNHSDFQIEGLAVGIIRNNVSL; this is encoded by the coding sequence ATGACGGCGTTAACCGACCGCCAGGCGTTAATTCTGGACGTTATAAAGGAATATATCGAAGATACCGGGTTTCCGCCAACCAGAGCGGAGATTGCAGAAATTCTTGGCTTCAGATCTCCAAATGCAGCGGAAGATCATTTGAGAGCACTTGAGAGAAAGGGCTATGTAGAAATTTTGCCCGGAGCTTCTCGTGGGTTACGCTTGATCGAGCAGGAAGGCGAGCGTGAAGGACTGCCTGTTGTTGGGCGTGTAGCAGCTGGTAGCCCGATTTTGTCGGAAGAATATGTCGAGACCTATTACAAGATAGATCCGTATTTGTTTGAACCCCAGGCAAATTATCTTCTACAGGTGCAAGGCATGAGTATGCGGGACGCCGGTATTTATGAAGGAGATCTGCTTGCTGTTCATAAAACTGAAAGAGTGCGCAGTGGGCAGGTAGTCGTTGCACGAATAGACGGTGAAGTCACCGTCAAGAGATATCGCAAAAAGGGCCGTGTCGTATTCCTGGAACCCGAAAATCCAGACTTTGACATTATTGAAGTGAACCCCAAAAATCATAGCGATTTTCAAATTGAAGGTCTCGCCGTGGGTATTATAAGGAACAATGTTTCATTGTAA
- the cobS gene encoding adenosylcobinamide-GDP ribazoletransferase, protein MIRKSISAIRLALQFLTRLPVKSSPTVPTDHELASSVKAFPIAGAVIGFVLACFIVLTQALPDYLQAALVLIVWVALTGNLHMDGLADTADAWAGGRGQKDRILAIMKDPHTGAAAVSVVVLTLLVKWSAVSALLPGDNLLVFFLVPIVPRATMLLFFTSMQYLRSEGGLASGYSDAISHTTLAAILLLTFLVVIALAAWLGILMFAAAVASFVIFYFYWRLLLGGYTGDIIGAYVEITECLMLVVAVAWLV, encoded by the coding sequence TTGATACGTAAGTCAATCTCGGCAATTCGCCTAGCACTTCAGTTTTTAACTCGTCTCCCGGTGAAATCATCGCCAACCGTTCCCACAGATCACGAGTTGGCGAGCTCGGTAAAAGCCTTTCCTATTGCAGGCGCGGTTATTGGTTTTGTACTGGCGTGTTTTATTGTCCTTACACAAGCTCTTCCGGATTATCTCCAGGCTGCCCTAGTTTTGATCGTATGGGTCGCGTTAACGGGTAATCTGCACATGGACGGCTTAGCGGATACGGCTGATGCCTGGGCAGGTGGTAGAGGGCAAAAGGATCGTATTCTCGCTATTATGAAGGATCCGCACACCGGGGCTGCCGCTGTGAGTGTCGTGGTGCTCACATTGTTAGTCAAATGGTCTGCGGTCTCGGCTTTGTTACCTGGCGACAACCTGCTCGTTTTTTTTCTGGTTCCCATAGTCCCACGCGCAACAATGTTGCTATTTTTTACCTCTATGCAATATCTACGAAGTGAAGGTGGTTTGGCCTCTGGATATAGCGATGCGATTTCTCATACGACTCTTGCCGCAATTTTACTGCTCACATTTCTTGTCGTGATAGCGCTTGCTGCCTGGCTAGGCATTCTCATGTTTGCGGCAGCAGTAGCAAGTTTTGTAATTTTTTATTTCTATTGGCGACTCCTGCTCGGAGGATATACCGGTGATATTATTGGGGCATACGTGGAAATAACGGAGTGTCTTATGCTCGTCGTCGCCGTGGCTTGGCTAGTTTAA
- a CDS encoding Rrf2 family transcriptional regulator: protein MQLTLYTDYSLRTLIYLEIHGDKLSTIGEIAEFYQISRNHLVKVVHNLVLKGYIISTRGKGGGLSLSGKAIDINIADVVMDTEPHFNVVECFDAESPACTVEPVCRLKAVLGRATDAFLAELRRYTLADMVSCAVEEGAETAVKWFPRKPS, encoded by the coding sequence ATGCAACTTACCCTTTACACCGATTATTCTCTCAGAACTCTGATTTATCTGGAAATTCATGGTGACAAACTGAGCACAATCGGTGAAATAGCCGAGTTTTATCAAATCTCACGCAATCATTTAGTCAAGGTCGTCCATAACCTGGTTTTGAAAGGCTATATAATTTCCACAAGGGGAAAAGGGGGTGGCTTGAGTTTATCGGGCAAGGCAATAGACATCAATATCGCCGATGTCGTTATGGACACAGAGCCTCATTTCAATGTTGTTGAATGTTTCGATGCGGAAAGCCCAGCATGTACCGTGGAACCCGTTTGTCGACTAAAAGCCGTACTAGGCCGGGCAACTGATGCGTTTTTAGCCGAGTTGAGACGATATACGCTGGCTGACATGGTTTCATGCGCGGTAGAAGAAGGGGCAGAGACAGCGGTAAAATGGTTCCCTCGCAAGCCATCTTAA
- a CDS encoding group 1 truncated hemoglobin, giving the protein MSETLYDRLGGEAAVNAAVDIFYRKVLADDRINHWFENTNMEKQAAKQKAFLTMAFGGPHSYTGKDMRDGHAHLVAKGLGDVDFDAVIENLGATLQELNVPQDMIAEAAAIAESTRNDVLGR; this is encoded by the coding sequence ATGAGTGAAACATTGTATGATCGCCTGGGTGGGGAAGCGGCTGTAAATGCAGCTGTGGACATCTTCTATCGTAAAGTTCTTGCGGATGATCGTATCAATCATTGGTTCGAAAATACAAACATGGAAAAGCAAGCGGCCAAGCAGAAAGCCTTTCTTACCATGGCGTTTGGTGGCCCACATAGCTATACCGGCAAAGATATGCGCGACGGACACGCTCACCTCGTTGCGAAAGGCTTAGGTGACGTAGACTTCGATGCGGTTATCGAGAATTTAGGGGCTACCTTGCAGGAGCTGAATGTACCGCAAGACATGATCGCTGAGGCAGCGGCCATTGCAGAAAGCACTCGTAACGATGTGTTAGGCCGCTAA
- a CDS encoding FAD-binding oxidoreductase, with protein MPQLQFREKFYTTEGEESVLDCLLRHGVEVPHSCKKGTCHTCTLKVTEGVVPEESQRGLKDTEKAQGLFLSCSCRPSADMTVLLPDVSGQQHTVSVLQKDHIADDVIRLRLDVPDGFSYRPGQFINLYKTPVITRSYSLASMGDSEAFLELHIKHVKGGQVSDWLAQDLKPGDEIVIGDALGSSFYLAEKLDQNLLLVGTGTGLSPLYGIARSAVASGHTGQIKLFHGSRTRNGLYLDRELRKFADDVSNFEYTACVSGESNLPVGFHEGRANDLALKENKDLKNWRVFLCGHPDMVEKTKLKSYLAGASLYDIHADPFIPAT; from the coding sequence ATGCCGCAGCTCCAATTTAGAGAAAAGTTCTATACCACTGAGGGCGAGGAATCTGTTTTAGATTGCTTGCTGCGGCACGGTGTTGAAGTTCCCCATAGTTGCAAGAAAGGTACTTGCCATACCTGCACACTAAAAGTGACAGAGGGAGTGGTTCCTGAAGAGTCTCAACGTGGATTAAAGGATACCGAAAAAGCGCAGGGTCTTTTTCTATCGTGCTCCTGTCGTCCAAGCGCCGATATGACGGTATTACTACCTGACGTGAGTGGTCAACAGCACACGGTAAGTGTATTGCAAAAAGATCACATCGCTGACGATGTGATTCGTCTTAGGCTAGATGTTCCCGATGGTTTTAGCTATCGTCCTGGTCAATTCATCAACCTCTACAAAACACCTGTCATAACTCGATCTTATTCTCTTGCGAGCATGGGCGATTCTGAAGCCTTCCTCGAGCTACATATAAAACATGTTAAGGGCGGACAAGTTAGTGATTGGCTTGCACAAGACCTAAAACCAGGTGACGAAATTGTAATCGGTGATGCCCTTGGAAGTAGTTTTTACCTAGCGGAAAAACTGGATCAAAATCTGCTTCTTGTCGGCACTGGAACAGGATTGTCGCCACTGTACGGGATCGCCCGTTCAGCTGTGGCGTCGGGGCATACAGGGCAGATCAAATTGTTTCACGGTAGCAGGACCCGAAACGGACTTTATCTGGATCGTGAGTTACGGAAGTTTGCTGATGACGTGAGTAATTTCGAATATACTGCGTGTGTTTCCGGAGAATCAAATTTGCCTGTAGGTTTTCATGAGGGGCGTGCGAATGACTTGGCGCTCAAAGAGAACAAGGATCTGAAGAATTGGCGTGTATTTTTATGCGGACATCCAGATATGGTGGAGAAGACCAAGCTCAAAAGCTATCTTGCAGGTGCATCGCTTTACGATATTCACGCGGACCCATTTATCCCAGCAACATAG
- the mrtJ gene encoding JDVT-CTERM system glutamic-type intramembrane protease, with product MFSRLARDPLFWFACLAAIILWIILNVFGDAVFSFESPKKDSTTFLLMVVLIYPLLEELAFRGWLQGQLLRLNRLSVTLWLVSSANVLTSIVFAGVHIVAQHAMLAGLVFFPSLVFGLFRERYDSVLPSILLHAFYNFGWFLWVV from the coding sequence ATGTTTAGTCGATTAGCCAGAGATCCTTTGTTCTGGTTTGCCTGCCTGGCTGCCATTATTCTTTGGATAATTCTCAACGTTTTTGGCGACGCCGTTTTTTCGTTTGAATCTCCAAAGAAAGATTCCACGACCTTTCTATTAATGGTCGTTCTCATTTATCCTTTGTTAGAAGAGTTGGCATTTCGTGGCTGGCTACAAGGTCAATTGTTACGGCTTAACCGCTTGAGTGTGACGCTGTGGTTGGTGAGTTCTGCGAATGTTCTGACATCCATTGTGTTCGCTGGTGTGCATATAGTGGCGCAACATGCGATGTTGGCGGGCCTTGTTTTTTTTCCCTCCCTGGTATTTGGCTTGTTTCGTGAGCGCTATGATAGTGTGCTTCCTTCAATATTGCTGCACGCTTTCTATAATTTCGGGTGGTTTTTATGGGTGGTCTAG
- a CDS encoding polysaccharide export protein, which translates to MTGQIKPGLSPFRVMVRLILVITILVFFPFESMAQQELDIIAADPHSLEYGDPSTRPEAGTHEYRIGPHDLLEVDVFRVEEFTRVVRVNSRGSISLPLIGSVVAHGKTSEELEQIIAKSLQLSFLQEPHVSVFVKEYASQKVTLEGEVKKPGLYALTGRTTVLQAIAMAEGLTDLADIGGVQLFRPNRDGRMLSYVLDVKAIRNGETRDPLVFGNDILVVHRATFRSFTKALTDTLRGFVTFGRPF; encoded by the coding sequence ATGACTGGACAAATTAAACCGGGATTGAGTCCGTTCAGAGTTATGGTGCGACTAATTTTGGTGATTACGATATTAGTATTTTTTCCGTTTGAGTCGATGGCTCAGCAGGAGTTGGATATTATTGCTGCGGATCCACATTCACTTGAATATGGCGACCCTAGTACGCGCCCGGAAGCAGGTACCCATGAGTACAGAATTGGACCGCATGATTTGCTAGAAGTAGACGTATTCAGAGTGGAAGAATTTACCCGAGTTGTCAGAGTTAATTCGCGGGGAAGCATCAGTCTGCCCTTGATTGGCTCGGTCGTGGCACATGGAAAAACCAGCGAGGAACTGGAACAGATAATCGCAAAATCGCTGCAGTTGAGTTTTCTTCAAGAACCACATGTCAGTGTATTTGTAAAAGAATATGCAAGCCAGAAAGTAACGCTAGAAGGCGAGGTGAAGAAGCCTGGTCTATATGCATTGACGGGACGTACGACTGTTTTACAGGCGATTGCCATGGCAGAGGGACTGACGGATTTGGCGGATATTGGTGGCGTGCAACTCTTTCGCCCTAATCGTGATGGTCGAATGCTGAGTTATGTTCTCGATGTTAAAGCGATACGCAACGGCGAGACGCGAGATCCGCTGGTATTTGGCAATGATATTCTAGTCGTTCATCGCGCCACATTTAGATCGTTTACCAAAGCACTGACCGATACCTTGCGCGGCTTTGTCACATTTGGGAGACCTTTTTAA
- a CDS encoding polysaccharide biosynthesis tyrosine autokinase — protein sequence MSQWPERRRSDIGGGEVRHLSERRRKTDAVDDNYLARQLVLESYQEEPQVNLRDYWQILRRRQSIILLFAGLVLFTTLIASMLMTPIYRASLLLQIDRESPKVLNYQDVTPVESINDKDFYQTQYELLRSYTLVKRVINELDLIHHPVLLKETEPSSLRAVMGEMLLWFAEEQENRLSEDNRWLEYFLNRLTVEPVKNSRLVRVHFDSTDPETATMIVNNYAENYINMNLERRYDASSYAKSFLDERLASVKIRLEESEQRLVAFARQNQIINIDDKQNIDTEKLRETNLALARAEQARISSEAIFNEMRKAEDDHLSEILDSEVIQTLKNNKAKLEAEYEDKRRVFKPAYPAMLQLAGQIEIIEKKIHLEIASVRAALEAKYNAARDKENMLRENLAEIKESVLALQDRSIQYNILKREVDTNRELYEGLLQRMKEVGVAGGISTNNISVVDPAAIPDKKHKPRLLINMLLALFVGFLGGVGLAFLFEHLDDSIKMPEDFERLVQLPVIGLIPFHESKGRDDVDVALMCYTDPSSAVAEAYRSMRTALNFSTTNGAPQVMLVTSPSPGEGKSTTALSTAITFNQTGKKVLLVDTDLRNPSLHKMLNLSNADGLSNFLTGNSKPIDVSHATNIDNLFVITSGPVCPNPAELLSGTRMQELLVYAREAFDCIVLDGPPVLGLADALLLSNMADGTLIVAESGVTRQDSLKSSVKRLRNARAHLIGGLVTKVSEHMVGYGQYAGYYYYERSDGQDQPRLPV from the coding sequence ATGTCTCAATGGCCTGAACGTCGGCGTAGCGATATCGGTGGGGGAGAGGTTCGACATCTTTCTGAACGCCGAAGAAAAACGGACGCGGTCGACGATAACTACCTCGCTCGTCAATTGGTATTAGAATCGTATCAGGAAGAACCTCAGGTCAATCTACGTGATTATTGGCAGATACTCAGACGTCGACAGTCGATTATTTTACTCTTTGCTGGCTTGGTGTTGTTCACTACCTTGATTGCCAGCATGTTGATGACGCCAATCTACCGCGCTAGTTTGTTGTTGCAAATTGATCGTGAATCACCCAAGGTGCTCAATTACCAGGATGTGACGCCAGTCGAGTCTATCAATGATAAAGACTTTTATCAGACCCAATACGAATTGCTCAGAAGTTATACCTTAGTCAAACGCGTGATAAATGAACTAGACCTGATCCACCATCCCGTACTGTTAAAGGAAACGGAGCCTTCCAGTCTGCGCGCTGTTATGGGTGAAATGTTGCTCTGGTTTGCAGAGGAGCAGGAGAATCGATTAAGCGAAGATAATCGATGGCTGGAATATTTTTTAAATCGATTAACGGTGGAGCCAGTCAAGAATTCACGTTTGGTTCGCGTGCATTTCGATAGTACAGACCCTGAAACCGCGACAATGATTGTGAATAACTATGCCGAAAACTACATCAACATGAATCTGGAGCGTCGATACGATGCTTCCTCATATGCGAAATCATTTCTTGATGAGCGCCTGGCAAGCGTGAAGATTCGCCTTGAAGAGTCTGAGCAGCGTTTGGTGGCGTTCGCACGGCAAAATCAAATCATTAATATTGATGACAAGCAAAATATCGATACTGAAAAATTGCGTGAAACGAACCTTGCCCTCGCTAGGGCGGAACAGGCTAGAATTTCCAGTGAGGCAATTTTCAATGAAATGAGGAAAGCGGAGGATGATCATTTATCCGAAATACTTGATAGTGAAGTCATACAAACGCTGAAAAACAACAAAGCAAAGCTGGAAGCTGAATATGAAGACAAGCGCCGAGTATTTAAGCCTGCATATCCGGCGATGTTGCAGCTAGCAGGGCAGATTGAGATTATTGAGAAGAAGATTCATCTCGAAATTGCTAGTGTACGTGCGGCTTTAGAAGCCAAATACAATGCAGCCAGAGACAAAGAAAACATGTTGCGCGAGAATTTGGCGGAAATTAAAGAAAGCGTGTTAGCTCTGCAGGATCGTAGTATACAGTACAATATACTCAAGCGTGAGGTCGACACTAATCGAGAGTTATACGAAGGCTTGCTACAACGTATGAAAGAGGTTGGGGTAGCGGGTGGAATCAGTACCAATAATATTTCGGTGGTAGATCCCGCTGCGATTCCTGACAAGAAACACAAGCCACGTCTGCTCATCAACATGTTGTTAGCACTGTTCGTCGGATTTCTAGGCGGAGTCGGTCTGGCGTTTCTTTTCGAGCACCTGGATGACAGCATAAAAATGCCAGAGGATTTCGAGAGACTGGTACAACTTCCCGTTATTGGCCTGATTCCCTTCCATGAATCGAAAGGGCGCGATGATGTAGATGTAGCCCTGATGTGCTATACCGATCCGTCATCGGCAGTTGCGGAAGCCTATCGCTCAATGCGTACGGCGCTGAATTTTTCCACCACTAACGGTGCACCGCAAGTCATGTTGGTAACCAGTCCTTCTCCTGGTGAAGGTAAGAGTACAACAGCGCTTAGCACGGCGATTACGTTTAATCAGACGGGCAAGAAGGTATTGCTTGTCGATACAGACCTGCGGAATCCGTCATTACACAAAATGCTCAATCTATCTAATGCCGATGGGCTTTCCAATTTTCTGACCGGCAACAGTAAACCGATTGATGTGTCACACGCGACAAATATTGATAACTTGTTTGTAATTACATCAGGTCCAGTGTGTCCAAATCCGGCTGAGCTTTTGTCAGGGACGCGGATGCAGGAGTTGCTGGTTTACGCCCGCGAAGCATTCGACTGTATTGTTCTTGATGGCCCGCCTGTTTTGGGTCTGGCCGACGCGCTATTGTTGTCAAATATGGCAGATGGGACCCTGATAGTCGCAGAGTCAGGCGTCACGCGCCAAGATTCGCTTAAATCGAGTGTTAAACGACTGCGCAATGCGCGGGCTCATCTCATTGGTGGTTTGGTAACCAAAGTCAGCGAGCATATGGTTGGGTATGGGCAATATGCCGGTTATTATTACTATGAACGTTCCGATGGGCAGGACCAGCCTCGGCTGCCAGTGTAA